One Gadus morhua chromosome 1, gadMor3.0, whole genome shotgun sequence DNA segment encodes these proteins:
- the acvr1ba gene encoding activin A receptor type 1Ba, with protein MALYQIVLTLVVLLALVAGGSALQCNCTNCERTGFECETDGACMASTFISQGKEEHVRICIAREHLVPPGQPFYCLSAEGLLNTHCCYEDYCNSVDLKAPVPRKGDGWSGTWGPVELVAVIAGPVFLMCVVLMGGVFLFQYHQRAYSHRQRLDVEDPSCDHLYLAKDKTLQDLIYDMSTSGSGSGLPLFVQRTVARTIVLQEIIGKGRFGEVWRGKWRGGDVAVKIFSSREERSWFREAEIYQTIMLRHDNILGFIAADNKDNGTWTQLWLVSDYHEHGSLFDYLNHYSVTIEGMIKLALSAASGLAHLHMEILGTQGKPGIAHRDLKSKNILVKKNGMCAIADLGLAVRHESITDTIDIAPNQRVGTKRYMAPEVLDETINMKHFDSFKCADIYALGLVYWEVARRCNTGGIHEEYQLPYFDLVPSDPSIEEMRKVVCDQRLRPNVPNWWQSYESLRVMGKIMRECWYANGAARLTALRIKKTLSQLSVDEDVKM; from the exons ATGGCTCTATATCAAATCGTGCTCACGTTGGTCGTCCTGTTGGCGCTGGTGGCTGGCGGCAGTG CCCTTCAATGTAACTGCACCAACTGTGAGAGAACGGGCTTTGAGTGCGAGACGGACGGGGCCTGCATGGCCTCCACCTTCATCAGCCAGGGGAAGGAGGAGCATGTGCGCATCTGCATCGCCCGGGAGCACCTGGTGCCCCCGGGACAGCCCTTCTACTGCCTGAGCGCCGAGGGCCTGCTGAACACACACTGCTGCTACGAGGACTACTGCAACAGCGTGGATCTCAAGGCTCCTG TCCCCAGGAAAGGGGACGGCTGGTCGGGGACCTGGGGCCCCGTGGAGCTGGTGGCGGTGATCGCGGGGCCGGTGTTCCTGATGTgcgtggtgctgatggggggcGTGTTCCTGTTCCAGTACCACCAGCGGGCCTACAGCCACCGGCAGCGTCTGGACGTGGAGGACCCGTCCTGTGACCACCTCTACCTGGCCAAGGACAAGACGCTGCAGGACCTCATCTACGACATGTCCACTTCCGGCTCCGGCTCCG gcctgCCGTTGTTTGTGCAGCGCACGGTCGCACGGACCATCGTGCTCCAGGAGATCATCGGGAAGGGGCGCTTCGGCGAGGTGTGGCGGGGGAAGTGGCGGGGCGGCGACGTGGCGGTGAAGATCTTCTCGTCGCGGGAGGAGCGCTCGTGGTTCCGCGAGGCGGAGATCTACCAGACCATCATGCTGCGCCACGACAACATCCTGGGCTTCATCGCCGCCGACAACAAAG ACAACGGCACTTGGACCCAGTTGTGGCTGGTCTCGGACTACCACGAGCACGGATCCCTGTTCGACTACCTGAACCACTACTCGGTAACCATCGAGGGCATGATCAAGCTGGCCCTGTCGGCGGCCAGCGGCCTGGCCCACCTGCACATGGAGATCCTGGGCACGCAAG GCAAACCTGGCATCGCTCACCGAGACCTCAAGTCCAAAAACATCCTGGTGAAGAAGAACGGCATGTGTGCCATCGCTGACCTGGGCCTGGCCGTGCGCCACGAGTCCATCACCGACACCATCGACATCGCGCCCAACCAGCGCGTGGGCACCAAGAG GTACATGGCTCCCGAGGTGCTGGACGAGACCATCAACATGAAACACTTTGACTCCTTCAAGTGCGCCGACATCTACGCCCTGGGCCTGGTGTACTGGGAGGTGGCCCGGCGCTGCAACACCGGAG GTATCCATGAGGAGTACCAGCTGCCCTACTTTGACCTGGTGCCGTCAGACCCGTCCATAGAGGAGATGAGAAAGGTGGTGTGTGACCAGAGGCTGAGGCCCAACGTACCCAACTGGTGGCAGAGCTACGAG TCGCTGCGTGTGATGGGTAAGATCATGCGTGAGTGCTGGTACGCCAACGGTGCGGCGCGGCTGACTGCGCTGCGCATCAAGAAGACTCTGTCGCAGCTCAGCGTGGACGAGGACGTCAAGATGTGA